The following proteins are encoded in a genomic region of Hyla sarda isolate aHylSar1 chromosome 3, aHylSar1.hap1, whole genome shotgun sequence:
- the SMIM28 gene encoding small integral membrane protein 28 isoform X2, with product MAGLQSLDTVINKTKHHNQISSTKEDLQPFLCIILPTTALLVVGFCILFLYRKCRRKIPQGQIFAISLQENLPDREMDFFHTLPWSTEPFHYCTLVPDASFLTICLPPPYEEAILKASSDSCISIYQDPVPPYEERPRRSSK from the coding sequence ACCAAACATCACAATCAAATCAGTTCTACCAAAGAAGACCTACAGCCATTCTTATGCATCATACTCCCTACAACCGCATTGCTGGTAGTAGGGTTCTGCATCCTTTTCCTCTATCGGAAGTGCCGGCGTAAGATCCCTCAAGGGCAAATCTTTGCTATAAGTCTCCAGGAGAATCTTCCAGACAGAGAAATGGATTTCTTCCATACTTTACCCTGGAGTACAGAGCCTTTTCATTACTGTACACTGGTACCAGATGCCTCTTTTCTAACTATATGCTTACCTCCCCCATATGAAGAAGCAATCCTAAAGGCATCAAGTGATTCATGTATCAGCATCTATCAGGATCCAGTGCCTCCATATGAAGAAAGACCGCGCAGGTCAAGCAAATAA
- the SMIM28 gene encoding small integral membrane protein 28 isoform X3: MQTKHHNQISSTKEDLQPFLCIILPTTALLVVGFCILFLYRKCRRKIPQGQIFAISLQENLPDREMDFFHTLPWSTEPFHYCTLVPDASFLTICLPPPYEEAILKASSDSCISIYQDPVPPYEERPRRSSK; the protein is encoded by the coding sequence ACCAAACATCACAATCAAATCAGTTCTACCAAAGAAGACCTACAGCCATTCTTATGCATCATACTCCCTACAACCGCATTGCTGGTAGTAGGGTTCTGCATCCTTTTCCTCTATCGGAAGTGCCGGCGTAAGATCCCTCAAGGGCAAATCTTTGCTATAAGTCTCCAGGAGAATCTTCCAGACAGAGAAATGGATTTCTTCCATACTTTACCCTGGAGTACAGAGCCTTTTCATTACTGTACACTGGTACCAGATGCCTCTTTTCTAACTATATGCTTACCTCCCCCATATGAAGAAGCAATCCTAAAGGCATCAAGTGATTCATGTATCAGCATCTATCAGGATCCAGTGCCTCCATATGAAGAAAGACCGCGCAGGTCAAGCAAATAA